One region of Buchnera aphidicola (Eriosoma lanigerum) genomic DNA includes:
- the nth gene encoding endonuclease III yields the protein MNSDKRNEILNCFYKYMPNVKTELKFSSSFELLIAVILSARSTDKSVNKITSRLFQIANTPNDILKLGIKKLKFYIKHVGLYNIKAKHIIDMCSILINNYDGEIPVDRKNLEFLPGVGRKTANVILNTLFGKDVIAVDTHVFRVCNRTKFATGNTVIAVEKKLDRYVLDPYKLYFHNWFVLHGRYICTAKKIKCNICFIRYLCEFNKKIFYE from the coding sequence ATGAATAGTGATAAAAGAAATGAAATTTTGAATTGTTTTTATAAATATATGCCGAATGTGAAAACTGAATTAAAATTTTCTTCTTCTTTTGAATTGTTAATAGCTGTAATTTTATCTGCTCGATCTACTGATAAAAGTGTAAATAAAATTACTAGTAGATTATTTCAGATAGCTAATACTCCAAATGATATTTTAAAGTTAGGTATAAAAAAATTAAAATTTTATATTAAACATGTTGGTTTATATAATATTAAAGCAAAACATATTATAGATATGTGTAGTATTTTAATTAATAATTATGATGGTGAAATTCCTGTTGATAGGAAAAATTTAGAATTTTTACCTGGAGTTGGTAGAAAGACTGCAAATGTTATATTAAATACTTTATTTGGTAAAGATGTAATAGCAGTAGACACTCATGTATTTCGAGTCTGCAATAGAACTAAATTTGCTACAGGTAATACAGTTATAGCTGTAGAAAAAAAATTAGATCGTTATGTTTTAGATCCATATAAGTTATATTTTCATAATTGGTTTGTATTACATGGACGTTATATATGTACGGCAAAAAAAATAAAATGTAATATTTGTTTTATTAGATATTTATGCGAATTTAACAAGAAAATATTTTATGAATAA
- the ydiK gene encoding AI-2E family transporter YdiK has product MYNQRKDTNLIQTIFLVIFIIIMMFTSFLIIYPFFLSFTWSGMIVISTWPILLIIQKNLGGQRFLAVMIMVILLLLFFCLPVIILVNNLIDNSLPFINWLHSGNLKFPKLIWIKDIPVIGDGLFSKYQNLLKNEGSLLIAHIRPYMSYTSIFFLVQAGKLGKLIVHLICIIIFSGLLYWNGEKIEKTIRHFAFRLGSDSGDAVIVFAGKSIRSVALGIIVTSLIQIILSGIGLIVFNIPYFCILIVLVIFFCLIQLGPLPVLIPVIIWLFLNNYTTSGILLLFWSINICILDSILRPFLIKIGADLPTLLSIFGAIGGLLMFGMIGLFLGPVVLVISYRLILSWMNNVPFSEFLLEKNIKKNNKTE; this is encoded by the coding sequence ATGTACAACCAACGGAAAGATACAAACTTAATACAAACAATTTTTTTAGTTATATTTATTATAATTATGATGTTTACAAGTTTTTTAATTATTTATCCATTTTTTTTATCTTTTACTTGGTCTGGTATGATTGTTATTTCTACTTGGCCTATTTTGTTAATAATTCAAAAAAATTTAGGTGGTCAGAGATTCTTAGCAGTAATGATTATGGTTATTTTACTATTATTATTTTTTTGTTTACCTGTAATTATTTTAGTTAATAATTTAATTGATAACAGTCTTCCTTTTATTAATTGGTTACATTCTGGTAATTTAAAATTTCCAAAATTAATTTGGATTAAAGATATTCCTGTAATTGGTGATGGATTATTTTCAAAATATCAAAATTTATTAAAAAACGAAGGATCGTTATTAATTGCACATATCAGACCTTATATGAGTTATACAAGTATTTTTTTTCTTGTTCAAGCAGGAAAATTAGGTAAGTTAATAGTACATTTGATTTGTATAATTATTTTTAGCGGGTTGTTATATTGGAATGGAGAAAAAATAGAAAAAACTATTCGACATTTTGCTTTTAGATTAGGTTCTGATTCTGGTGATGCGGTTATTGTTTTTGCCGGTAAATCTATTCGTTCTGTGGCATTAGGTATCATTGTAACTTCTTTAATTCAAATTATTTTATCTGGAATAGGATTAATTGTATTTAATATTCCTTATTTTTGCATATTAATTGTATTAGTTATCTTTTTTTGTTTGATACAATTAGGACCGTTACCTGTTTTAATTCCAGTAATTATATGGTTGTTTTTAAATAATTATACTACATCTGGAATATTATTATTATTTTGGAGTATTAATATTTGTATATTAGATAGTATATTACGTCCTTTTTTAATTAAAATAGGTGCTGATCTTCCAACTTTATTAAGTATTTTTGGAGCAATAGGGGGGTTGTTAATGTTTGGAATGATAGGATTATTTTTAGGTCCTGTGGTATTAGTGATTTCTTATCGTCTCATTTTATCATGGATGAATAATGTTCCATTTTCAGAATTTTTATTAGAAAAAAATATAAAAAAAAATAATAAAACTGAATAA
- a CDS encoding electron transport complex subunit E encodes MWIKKIKQICINGLWKRNSTCVQLLGLCPVLAITTNFVNAVGLGISTTIILICTNSMISLIRKFIPHMIRIPIYIIVISSFVSMIDMFIHAFLCDLYSSLGVFIPLIVTNCIVLGQAEMVASRNKIFYSLMDGLFTGIGLTISMIVLGSIREIIGHGTIFYGIFHLFKFMSPNDYIKIIDVDYTMLVACFPAGAFIILALILALKSTIDRMIVS; translated from the coding sequence ATGTGGATAAAAAAAATTAAACAAATATGTATTAATGGTTTATGGAAAAGAAATTCTACTTGTGTACAATTACTTGGTTTATGTCCTGTATTAGCAATAACTACTAATTTTGTTAATGCTGTTGGTTTAGGAATATCTACAACAATAATATTAATTTGTACTAATAGTATGATTTCTTTAATAAGAAAATTTATACCACATATGATACGTATTCCTATATATATTATAGTGATTTCTTCATTTGTATCTATGATAGACATGTTCATTCATGCTTTTTTATGTGATTTATATTCTTCTTTAGGAGTATTTATTCCTTTAATTGTTACTAATTGTATTGTTTTAGGTCAAGCTGAAATGGTGGCTTCTAGAAACAAAATATTTTATAGTTTAATGGATGGTTTATTTACTGGAATAGGATTAACTATTTCTATGATTGTTTTAGGAAGTATTAGAGAAATAATTGGTCATGGAACAATATTTTATGGTATTTTTCATTTATTTAAATTTATGAGTCCAAATGATTATATAAAAATTATAGATGTTGATTATACAATGCTAGTAGCTTGTTTTCCTGCTGGTGCTTTTATTATATTAGCATTAATTTTAGCATTAAAGTCTACAATTGATCGTATGATTGTATCGTAA
- the infC gene encoding translation initiation factor IF-3: MKVGKKIQQLRLNRINKEIRVSQVRLSGLNSEPMGIVSLKEALLKSEELGVDLVEISPNAEPPVCRLMNYGKFLYEKNKYSKEQKKKQKIIQIKEIKFRPSTDKGDYQVKLRNLIRFLNDGDKVKITLRFRGREMAHQNIGVNMLKRIQNDLIPYSIVESFPSKIEGRQMIMILSPKKK, translated from the coding sequence ATTAAAGTCGGAAAAAAGATACAACAATTACGATTAAATCGTATTAATAAAGAAATTCGTGTTTCTCAAGTTAGATTGTCAGGATTGAATTCAGAACCTATGGGAATCGTTAGCTTAAAAGAAGCTTTATTAAAATCTGAAGAATTAGGAGTTGATTTGGTGGAAATTAGTCCTAATGCTGAACCACCAGTATGTAGATTAATGAATTATGGAAAATTTTTATATGAAAAAAATAAATATTCTAAAGAACAAAAGAAAAAACAAAAAATAATTCAGATAAAAGAAATAAAGTTTCGACCAAGTACTGATAAAGGTGATTATCAAGTAAAATTAAGAAATTTAATTCGTTTTTTAAATGATGGAGATAAAGTTAAAATTACTTTAAGATTTCGTGGTAGAGAAATGGCTCATCAAAATATTGGTGTCAATATGCTAAAAAGAATACAAAATGATTTAATTCCATATTCTATAGTTGAATCATTTCCATCTAAAATTGAAGGTCGTCAAATGATTATGATTTTATCACCTAAAAAAAAGTAA
- a CDS encoding iron-sulfur cluster assembly accessory protein yields MIESYNTKIINKENKWKGIHLTKKAEDQIHSLLQQSNDFIGVRIQIKKSGCAGFRYHVEQIKEQKKEELIFYFTHFIVCIPLQQINLLNDMTVDFVTEGVNQLFKFYNKKVKFSCGCGESFSLIK; encoded by the coding sequence ATGATAGAAAGTTATAATACCAAAATTATTAATAAAGAAAATAAATGGAAGGGTATTCATTTAACAAAAAAAGCAGAAGATCAAATTCATTCTTTATTACAACAATCAAATGATTTTATAGGTGTGAGAATTCAAATCAAGAAATCAGGGTGTGCAGGATTTCGTTATCATGTGGAACAAATTAAAGAACAAAAAAAAGAAGAATTAATATTTTATTTTACACACTTTATAGTATGTATTCCATTACAACAAATAAATTTACTTAACGATATGACAGTTGATTTTGTAACAGAAGGCGTAAATCAATTATTTAAATTTTATAACAAAAAAGTTAAATTTTCTTGTGGATGTGGAGAAAGTTTTTCATTAATAAAATAA
- the pheS gene encoding phenylalanine--tRNA ligase subunit alpha: MKFSSKLIESTNIEISNCTTIHELEKIRIKYLGKKGYITLEMKKLSVLKHQEKKEIACYLNHIKNHIQNILNIRKKKIYQDLLNVSVNKQKIDVTLLGRKILNGNLHPITMTIHFLKNFFFKLGLEFVSGPEIEDAYHNFDALNIDENHPSRSMHDTFWFDKSRLLRTQTSSMQVRIMKKKKLPIRCIVAGKVYRNDYDSTHTPMFHQMEGLIIDRNINLIQLKWIIQSLLREFFNNSVEIRFRNSYFPFTVPSMEVDIRSIQGEWLEVLGCGMVHPKVFKNLNINHLEYLGCAFGIGIERMAMLKYGISDIRSFFENDIRFLEQFK, encoded by the coding sequence ATGAAATTTTCATCTAAATTAATAGAATCTACTAATATAGAAATTAGTAATTGTACTACTATACATGAATTAGAGAAAATAAGAATTAAATATTTAGGTAAGAAAGGATACATTACTCTTGAAATGAAGAAGTTAAGTGTGTTAAAACATCAAGAAAAAAAAGAAATTGCTTGTTATTTAAATCATATAAAAAATCATATTCAAAATATATTAAATATCAGAAAAAAAAAAATATATCAAGATTTATTGAATGTTAGTGTAAATAAACAAAAAATAGATGTTACTTTATTAGGTAGAAAAATTTTAAATGGTAATTTACATCCCATTACTATGACTATACATTTTTTAAAAAATTTTTTTTTTAAATTAGGATTAGAATTTGTGTCTGGTCCAGAAATTGAAGATGCTTATCATAATTTTGATGCATTAAATATAGATGAAAATCATCCTTCTCGTAGTATGCATGATACGTTTTGGTTTGATAAGTCAAGATTATTACGAACTCAGACTTCTAGTATGCAAGTACGAATTATGAAAAAAAAAAAATTACCTATTCGTTGCATTGTAGCAGGTAAAGTATATAGAAATGATTATGATTCTACTCATACTCCTATGTTTCATCAAATGGAAGGATTAATTATTGATAGGAATATTAATCTTATTCAATTAAAATGGATAATTCAAAGTTTATTAAGGGAATTTTTTAATAATAGTGTTGAAATTCGTTTTCGAAACTCATATTTTCCTTTTACAGTACCTTCTATGGAAGTAGATATTAGAAGTATACAAGGAGAATGGTTAGAAGTATTGGGATGTGGGATGGTTCATCCAAAAGTATTTAAAAATTTAAATATTAATCATTTAGAATATTTAGGTTGCGCTTTTGGTATTGGGATAGAAAGAATGGCTATGTTGAAATATGGGATTTCTGATATTCGTTCTTTTTTTGAAAATGATATAAGATTTCTTGAACAATTTAAATAA
- the rpmI gene encoding 50S ribosomal protein L35: protein MLKLKTLRSAAKRFKQISSGKFKRKQANLRHLLTKKNTHHKRHLRPKILVSKEDMQRVISFFPYR from the coding sequence ATGTTAAAGTTAAAAACATTGCGTAGTGCAGCAAAACGATTTAAGCAAATATCCTCAGGTAAATTTAAAAGAAAACAGGCTAATTTAAGACATTTATTAACTAAAAAAAATACACATCATAAAAGACACCTGCGTCCTAAAATATTAGTTTCAAAAGAAGATATGCAACGAGTAATATCTTTTTTTCCATATAGATAA
- a CDS encoding 3-deoxy-7-phosphoheptulonate synthase, with translation MQKTDELRTIRIDPLITPLELATKHVITPKIMDNVIMTRKNIANIITGKDKRLLVVIGPCSVHDPIAAMEYAHRLNILRKKYNTRLEIIMRTYFEKPRTVVGWKGLISDPDLNGSFRVNHGLNIARKLLLDINSIGMPAATEFLDMVIGQFIADLISWGAIGARTTESQIHREMASALSCPVGFKNGTDGNIRIAIDAIRATKVRHLFLAPNKNGQMTINHTSGNPFGHIIMRGGKKPNYDVENVRFAEQKLREFSLPEYLMIDCSHGNCLKQHKLQKIVASNISQQIKDGNHSIVGVMIESFLEEGTQQIIDNKEKLIYGKSITDPCLSWNDSIDILDELAFSVDSRF, from the coding sequence ATGCAAAAAACAGATGAATTACGTACAATTAGAATTGATCCGTTAATTACTCCTTTAGAATTAGCAACAAAACATGTCATAACTCCAAAAATTATGGATAATGTAATTATGACAAGAAAAAATATTGCTAATATTATTACAGGAAAAGATAAAAGATTATTGGTGGTAATAGGTCCTTGTTCAGTACATGATCCCATAGCAGCTATGGAATATGCACATCGTTTAAATATTTTAAGAAAAAAATATAATACAAGATTAGAAATTATCATGCGTACTTATTTTGAAAAACCTAGAACTGTAGTTGGGTGGAAAGGGTTAATTTCTGATCCTGATTTAAATGGTAGTTTTCGTGTAAATCATGGATTGAACATTGCTAGAAAGTTACTATTAGATATAAATTCTATTGGTATGCCAGCAGCAACAGAATTTTTAGATATGGTTATTGGTCAATTTATTGCAGATTTAATTAGTTGGGGAGCTATTGGAGCAAGAACGACAGAAAGTCAAATTCATCGAGAAATGGCTTCTGCTTTATCTTGCCCAGTAGGATTTAAAAATGGTACTGATGGTAATATTAGAATTGCAATTGATGCTATTAGAGCTACGAAAGTTAGACATTTATTTCTTGCACCTAACAAAAATGGTCAAATGACAATTAATCATACTAGTGGTAATCCATTTGGTCATATAATAATGAGAGGTGGTAAAAAGCCTAATTATGATGTAGAAAATGTTAGATTTGCAGAACAAAAATTAAGAGAGTTTTCTTTACCGGAATATTTAATGATAGATTGTAGTCATGGGAATTGTTTAAAACAGCATAAATTACAAAAAATAGTTGCTTCTAATATATCTCAACAAATTAAAGACGGAAACCATTCAATAGTAGGAGTAATGATTGAAAGTTTTTTAGAAGAAGGTACACAACAGATAATTGATAATAAAGAAAAATTAATATATGGTAAATCTATTACTGATCCTTGTTTATCTTGGAATGATAGTATAGATATTTTAGATGAACTAGCATTTTCTGTAGATAGTAGATTTTAA
- the rplT gene encoding 50S ribosomal protein L20 — protein MARVKRGVVAHARHKKILKKAKGYYGARSRVYRVAKQAVIKAGQYAYRDRRNKKRQFRQLWITRINAGVRTSNLSYSQFMYGLKKSCININRKILSNIAIFDHSTFLNLIEQAKTALK, from the coding sequence ATGGCACGAGTTAAAAGAGGTGTGGTGGCCCATGCTCGACATAAAAAAATTTTAAAAAAAGCTAAAGGTTATTATGGTGCACGCTCTCGTGTGTATAGAGTAGCTAAACAAGCTGTTATTAAAGCAGGTCAGTATGCATATAGAGATCGTAGGAATAAAAAACGTCAATTCCGTCAGTTATGGATAACTAGAATCAACGCAGGAGTTCGAACAAGTAATTTATCATATAGTCAATTTATGTATGGTTTAAAAAAATCTTGTATAAATATTAATCGTAAAATTTTATCTAATATTGCTATTTTTGATCATTCAACATTTTTAAATTTAATAGAACAAGCGAAAACAGCATTAAAATAA
- the tyrS gene encoding tyrosine--tRNA ligase: protein MNDQNIITFLKLRNFIFQISNSNELLELTNNTMISLYCGFDLTADSLHIGHLLPLMVLKHFQMLGHKPIVLIGGATSLIGDPSFKSLERKLNTYNDISKWEKNISNQISLFLDFNIGFNSAKIVNNNSWFNKINILSFLRDIGKHFSVTQMINKDSVKNRINRIGQGMSFTEFSYSLLQAYDFFILNQKYQVCLQIGGSDQWGNISSGINLIRRINRNQVFGLTVPLLTQSNGVKFGKTEQGPIWLDPKKTSPYTFYQFWVNIDDKNVYPFLKWFTFFDYSKLMKMENEGCHVENICKDKIILAKEITNIVHGEKGLKSAVRITSCLFSNCLSEMTELDFEQLKQDGIPSVNLLGTEDLQTALIVSSLSYSKSQSRNMIISNAISINAKKISDVKYCFSNHDKIFGKYTLLQRGKKKYSLLCWK from the coding sequence ATGAATGATCAAAATATAATTACATTTTTAAAATTAAGAAATTTTATTTTTCAAATAAGTAATTCTAATGAATTATTAGAGTTAACTAATAATACTATGATTTCTTTATATTGTGGTTTTGATCTAACAGCAGATAGTTTGCATATTGGGCATTTATTACCTTTAATGGTATTAAAACATTTTCAGATGTTAGGCCATAAACCAATTGTATTAATAGGTGGAGCAACTAGTTTAATTGGAGATCCTAGTTTTAAAAGTTTAGAAAGAAAACTAAATACATATAATGATATATCTAAATGGGAAAAAAATATTTCTAATCAAATTTCTTTATTTCTTGATTTTAATATAGGTTTTAATAGTGCAAAAATTGTAAATAATAATAGTTGGTTTAATAAAATTAATATTTTATCGTTTTTACGAGATATTGGTAAACATTTTTCAGTTACTCAAATGATTAATAAAGATTCTGTAAAAAATAGAATTAATAGGATAGGACAAGGTATGTCTTTTACAGAATTTTCATATAGTTTATTACAAGCATATGATTTTTTTATTTTAAATCAAAAGTATCAAGTTTGTTTGCAAATTGGTGGTTCTGATCAATGGGGAAATATTTCATCTGGAATTAATTTAATTCGTAGAATTAATCGTAATCAAGTATTTGGTTTAACAGTTCCATTATTAACTCAAAGTAATGGAGTAAAATTTGGTAAGACTGAACAAGGTCCTATTTGGTTAGATCCAAAGAAAACTAGTCCATATACATTTTATCAATTTTGGGTAAATATAGATGATAAAAATGTATATCCTTTTTTAAAATGGTTTACTTTTTTTGATTATTCTAAACTTATGAAAATGGAAAACGAAGGATGTCATGTAGAAAATATTTGTAAAGATAAAATAATTTTAGCTAAAGAAATAACTAATATTGTGCATGGTGAAAAAGGTTTAAAATCTGCAGTAAGAATTACTTCATGTTTATTTTCTAATTGTTTATCAGAAATGACAGAATTAGATTTTGAACAATTAAAACAAGATGGTATTCCTTCAGTTAATTTGTTAGGTACAGAAGATTTACAAACAGCTTTAATCGTTTCTTCTTTATCTTATTCTAAATCTCAATCTAGAAATATGATTATTTCAAATGCTATTTCAATTAATGCTAAAAAAATTTCAGATGTTAAATATTGTTTTTCTAATCATGATAAAATATTTGGTAAATATACTTTATTACAGAGAGGAAAAAAAAAATACAGTTTATTATGTTGGAAATAA
- the thrS gene encoding threonine--tRNA ligase, with amino-acid sequence MPIISFSDGNQYRFDQPISLFNIIQHINPKILNNCVAGYINNNVINLNTIIKNNCVVKIINDTDDIAISIMQNSCIHLLGYAIKLLWPNSKLGIGGVINNRFYYDFDINKNIVKSDLERIEIKMLELSKRKFNIINQKKTIQEAIKFFNNIEESYKVELLLEQLGTDDDYINVYNHVDHVDFDIGCQLPNIRFCRYFKLETLSGAYWKGDKNNKMLHRVYGTVWLTRDQLNNNINYLQLVKARDHRKINQTLNLYHMQEEAPGMVFWHPNGLIIFRLLEQFIRLKLLEYNYQEVKTPLIMDQKIWEHSGHWTNYQESIFTTISENRKYCIKPMNCPGHLQIFNQGLKSYRDLPIRMAEFGSCHRQEPSGSLHGLMRVRSFTQDDAHIFCTEEQIDFEIDICIKMIFDIYRIFGFKKILIKLSTRPKKSIGNTKIWIKAEQDLLNVLKRNNLSFEYQPGEGAFYGPKIELILQDSLDRTWQCGTIQLDFYLSERLNTFYINCNNERKSPIIIHRAILGSLERFIGILIEEYAGNFPLWLSPVQVVVININDDQISYVKNITKILSKSGIRVQLDIRNEKINAKIRNYTILRIPYIIICGNKEQDNCTVTIRTRSGKSFELVNIDWVIKKLKLEIDTYGVDKMEV; translated from the coding sequence ATGCCGATTATTTCTTTTTCTGATGGCAACCAGTATAGATTTGATCAACCAATTTCATTATTTAATATTATTCAACATATTAATCCAAAAATATTGAATAATTGTGTTGCTGGATATATAAATAATAATGTAATTAATCTTAATACTATTATTAAAAATAATTGTGTTGTTAAAATTATTAATGACACTGATGATATTGCTATAAGTATTATGCAAAATTCTTGTATTCATTTATTAGGATATGCAATTAAGTTATTATGGCCTAACTCTAAATTAGGAATTGGTGGTGTTATAAATAATCGATTTTATTATGATTTTGATATAAATAAAAATATTGTTAAAAGTGATTTAGAAAGAATTGAAATTAAAATGTTAGAATTATCTAAACGTAAATTCAACATTATAAATCAAAAAAAAACAATACAAGAAGCAATTAAATTTTTTAATAATATAGAAGAATCATATAAAGTAGAATTATTATTAGAACAATTAGGAACAGATGATGATTATATTAATGTATATAATCATGTTGATCATGTTGATTTTGATATAGGATGTCAATTACCAAATATACGTTTTTGTCGATATTTTAAATTAGAAACACTTTCAGGAGCTTATTGGAAAGGAGATAAAAATAATAAGATGTTGCATAGAGTATATGGAACAGTTTGGTTAACTAGAGATCAATTAAATAATAATATAAATTATTTACAATTAGTTAAAGCACGTGATCATAGAAAAATAAATCAAACTCTAAATTTATATCATATGCAAGAAGAAGCTCCTGGAATGGTATTTTGGCATCCTAATGGATTAATTATATTTAGATTATTAGAGCAATTTATTCGTCTTAAATTATTAGAATATAATTATCAAGAAGTAAAAACTCCATTAATTATGGATCAAAAAATTTGGGAACATAGTGGTCATTGGACAAATTATCAAGAATCAATATTCACTACTATTTCAGAAAATAGAAAATATTGCATTAAACCTATGAATTGCCCAGGGCATTTACAAATTTTTAATCAAGGACTAAAATCTTATCGTGATTTGCCAATTAGAATGGCTGAATTTGGAAGTTGTCATAGACAAGAACCATCTGGTTCTTTGCATGGATTAATGAGAGTTCGTTCTTTTACTCAAGATGACGCTCACATATTTTGTACAGAGGAACAAATTGATTTTGAAATTGATATATGTATAAAAATGATTTTCGATATTTATCGAATATTTGGTTTTAAAAAAATTTTAATTAAGTTATCTACTCGTCCTAAGAAAAGTATTGGTAATACTAAAATTTGGATTAAAGCTGAACAGGATTTATTAAATGTATTAAAAAGAAACAATTTAAGTTTTGAATATCAACCAGGAGAAGGAGCATTTTATGGACCGAAAATTGAATTAATTTTACAGGATTCTTTAGATCGAACTTGGCAATGTGGAACTATTCAACTTGATTTTTATTTATCTGAACGATTAAATACATTTTATATTAATTGTAATAATGAACGTAAATCACCAATTATTATTCATAGAGCAATATTAGGATCTTTAGAAAGATTTATTGGAATTTTAATAGAAGAATATGCAGGAAATTTCCCATTATGGCTATCTCCTGTACAAGTAGTAGTAATTAATATTAATGATGATCAAATTTCTTATGTAAAAAACATAACAAAAATATTATCAAAATCAGGAATTCGTGTACAATTAGATATTAGAAATGAAAAAATTAATGCTAAAATTAGAAATTATACAATTTTACGTATTCCATATATTATTATTTGCGGTAATAAAGAGCAAGATAATTGTACAGTTACAATTCGGACAAGATCTGGAAAAAGTTTTGAATTAGTAAATATTGATTGGGTTATCAAGAAATTAAAATTAGAAATTGATACTTATGGTGTTGATAAAATGGAGGTATAA